From a region of the Lactuca sativa cultivar Salinas chromosome 4, Lsat_Salinas_v11, whole genome shotgun sequence genome:
- the LOC111910711 gene encoding uncharacterized protein LOC111910711, producing the protein MGFSPKPSSRKVFRSITLPCRSHPSTYRIEKVLNKVKTWESTSSLSNPTAEIICSGVFQLTELYECLDDLVKTCPSKTSLDSSNQNMRWTDELLDVSVIFMDIFSNISDLMLQTKQHVRDLGCDLRRNGCPSIDSIIDNNTAFRKKLRRDIRTSVASLNQLDDMISYYALVDFENNHLISVIRVFREVKAFTAVIVQLLLKFLAIPLLKTRSRCRWTTVSRYISKSKVVPEEKADTNINELQHLDAVLFRYRTSNKLEFIQIVRKRLEEFEATVDGINSQLESMSRHLITTRTSLLNFISFY; encoded by the coding sequence ATGGGGTTTTCTCCAAAACCATCGTCCAGGAAAGTTTTCCGATCCATTACTTTGCCATGCAGATCACATCCAAGCACCTACAGAATCGAGAAAGTGCTGAATAAAGTCAAAACATGGGAGTCCACATCATCGCTATCGAATCCAACTGCAGAAATCATTTGCAGCGGCGTGTTTCAACTGACAGAGTTGTATGAATGTTTGGATGACCTTGTCAAAACATGTCCTTCCAAAACATCGTTAGATTCCAGCAATCAGAACATGAGATGGACGGATGAGTTACTTGATGTATCTGTTATTTTCATGGATATTTTCAGCAATATATCTGATCTCATGTTGCAGACAAAACAACATGTGAGGGATCTTGGGTGTGATCTAAGGAGAAACGGATGTCCAAGCATCGACAGCATCATTGACAATAACACTGCCTTCAGAAAGAAACTGAGAAGAGACATTAGAACGTCTGTAGCTAGTCTGAATCAATTGGATGACATGATTAGCTACTATGCCTTGGTAGATTTTGAAAACAACCATCTGATATCGGTGATCCGAGTGTTCAGAGAAGTTAAAGCATTCACCGCTGTTATTGTGCAATTGTTGTTGAAATTCTTGGCTATTCCACTTTTGAAGACAAGATCGAGATGCAGATGGACAACAGTCTCAAGATATATATCCAAAAGTAAAGTGGTACCAGAAGAAAAAGCTGACACTAATATAAATGAGTTGCAACACCTTGATGCTGTGCTATTCAGATACAGGACAAGTAACAAACTGGAATTCATCCAAATCGTACGAAAGAGACTAGAGGAATTTGAGGCTACTGTCGACGGCATCAACTCTCAGTTGGAATCAATGTCGAGGCACCTGATCACAACCAGAACCTCACTTCTTAACTTCATCTCTTTCTACTAG
- the LOC122195064 gene encoding zinc finger BED domain-containing protein DAYSLEEPER-like, whose protein sequence is MSELDNYLKEKLLPKDMELDLLAWWKTNGIKYPTLQRIAKDILAIPVSTVASESAFSTSGRLVSPHRSRLHPKTLEALMCAQSWLLNEIRATCSEETEAYCRSVEFDYDVEEENTKESGTTSLDDFV, encoded by the exons ATGAGTGAGTTGGATAACTACTTGAAGGAGAAATTGTTGCCTAAAGATATGGAACTTGATTTGTTGGCATGGTGGAAAACAAATGGGATTAAGTACCCGACACTACAAAGGATAGCTAAAGATATATTAGCTATTCCTGTTTCCACTGTTGCCTCGGAATCAGCTTTCAGCACTAGTGGAAGATTAGTAAGTCCTCATCGTAGTCGACTTCATCCAAAGACATTGGAGGCTTTAATGTGTGCTCAAAGTTGGTTGTTGAATGAAATTCGAG CAACTTGTTCTGAAGAGACCGAGGCATATTGTCGTTCTGTTGAATTTGATTATGATGTGGAAGAG GAAAACACTAAAGAAAGCGGGACAACAAGTTTGgatgattttgtttga
- the LOC122195226 gene encoding zinc finger BED domain-containing protein RICESLEEPER 2-like: protein MNSTSQNHAPTASSQDVGGSGSNQQNTDYVDQQDGTNINDTDTVFDEDGDEVVGSKRAIRSPAWQHFIKFKLNDEVKARCKHCSKVLGADSKNGTKHLLAHYQRCLHKPYPDIRQSILVQEKKKLDGTTTHVSNYTFNADTSRKDLAEMIIVHEYPLSIVEHHGFRKFVGGLQPLFKVPCRNTIKDDIKRIYDYERDKTMSLLAKTKSRIAVTTDMWTSNHQKKGFMAMTAHFVDQNWNLQSRIMRFIYVPCPHTSDVLADILYTTLCDWNLDRKVSTLTVDNCTTNDAIIMILLEKLPLKSLMMNGDLFHMRCCAHILNLIVQDGLSLIKFEIERIRESVAFWSASPKREQNFVTAAEQLGIPYSKKLILDCKTRWNSTFLMLSVAISYKEVFDRVKTRDSKYTCFPTEKDWELASEICERLQLFYEVTVMFSGSKYPTSNVFFPLICEIGYSLREWTKSPIEEIKMMADQMVSKFNKYWSVIHGVMGMAAVLDPRYKLKFVELLFPVLYGEEKAKIEFQNLEAFVQTLFQEYVSSNASKKRKSEGIIFFLLFV, encoded by the exons ATGAATTCAACTAGTCAAAATCATGCTCCAACTGCAAGTAGTCAAGATGTGGGAGGTTCGGGTTCTAATCAACAAAATACTGATTATGTGGATCAACAAGATGGAACAAATATTAATGATACAGACACAGTTTttgatgaagatggagatgaagtTGTTGGTTCGAAAAGGGCAATACGTTCACCGGCATGGcaacattttataaaatttaaattgaatGATGAAGTTAAAGCAAGATGTAAACATTGCTCTAAAGTGTTGGGTGCAGATAGCAAGAATGGCACAAAACATTTACTTGCACATTATCAGCGTTGTTTACACAAACCTTATCCAGATATTCGTCAATCTATCTTGGTGCAAGAAAAAAAGAAATTAGATGGTACTACAACACATGTTTCAAACTATACATTTAATGCTGATACTTCTAGGAAGGATTTAGCTGAAATGATTATTGTGCATGAGTATCCGCTTTCAATTGTAGAGCATCATGGATTTAGGAAGTTTGTGGGAGGTCTTCAACCTTTGTTTAAGGTTCCTTGTCGAAACACCATCAAGGACGACATCAAAAGAATTTATGATTACGAAAGGGACAAAACTATGAGTTTGTTAGCAAAGACCAAAAGCAGAATTGCAGTTACTACTGATATGTGGACATCTAATCATCAAAAAAAAGGATTTATGGCAATGACAGCACATTTTGTAGATCAAAACTGGAACTTGCAAAGCAGAATTATGAG GTTTATTTACGTGCCTTGTCCGCATACATCTGATGTTCTTGCCGACATACTTTATACTACTTTGTGTGATTGGAATCTTGATAGGAAAGTGTCAACTCTTACTGTGGATAATTGCACCACAAATGATGCAATTATCATGATATTATTAGAGAAACTTCCTCTAAAATCACTAATGATGAATGGTGATTTGTTTCATATGCGTTGCTGCGCACATATTCTCAATCTTATTGTCCAAGATGGCTTATCTCTCATTAAATTTGAGATTGAGAGAATCAGAGAGAGTGTTGCATTTTGGTCTGCATCACCAAAGAGGGAGCAAAATTTTGTGACAGCAGCAGAACAGTTGGGAATACCATACTCAAAGAAGTTGATACTTGACTGCAAGACACGGTGGAACTCTACATTCTTGATGTTGAGTGTTGCTATAAGCTACAAAGAGGTTTTCGATCGGGTAAAGACAAGAGACTCGAAGTATACATGTTTTCCTAcagaaaaggattgggagttggctAGTGAGATTTGTGAAAGATTACAACTTTTTTATGAGGTGACTGTTATGTTCTCTGGTTCAAAGTATCCTACATCTAATGTTTTCTTTCCTTTGATATGTGAGATTGGGTATTCTTTGCGTGAGTGGACGAAATCTCCTATTGAGGAGATTAAGATGATGGCTGACCAAATGGTTTCTAAGTTCAATAAGTATTGGTCTGTAATTCATGGGGTAATGGGAATGGCAGCGGTTTTAGATCCACGATACAAATTAAAGTTTGTGGAGTTACTTTTTCCTGTACTTTATGGAGAAGAAAAGGCAAAGATTGAATTTCAAAATTTGGAGGCGTTTGTCCAAACTTTGTTTCAAGAGTACGTGTCAAGTAATGCATCTAAAAAAAGGAAGAGTGAAGGTATTATATTCTTCTTATTGTTTGTATAA